One window of Trifolium pratense cultivar HEN17-A07 linkage group LG5, ARS_RC_1.1, whole genome shotgun sequence genomic DNA carries:
- the LOC123883236 gene encoding disease resistance protein RGA2-like, whose protein sequence is MAEQIPYGLAEGLIKRLASAAFHEIGRIYGVRDELERLKNTVESIKAVLLDAEEKQEQNHAVQNWIRRLNDVLHPADDLLDEFFVEDLRQKIKQHKKNKVSKVLHSLSPNRMAFRRKMAYEIEKTRKSFNDVVDEMSKLNLSQNVVVVKQCDNIRRETGSFVLESDIIGREDNKKEIINLLREPHRDHNVSLIAIVGIGGLGKTALAQLVYNDEEVQKFFEKKMWVCVSENFDVKTILKNILESLLNGKVDENLSLDNLQNNLRENLSERKYLLVLDDIWNESHQKWIDLRTYLMCGAKDSKILVTTRSKTVAHTMGVGDPYVLNGLTPEESWGLLKSIITYGNEAEGVNQTLESIGKKIAEKCSGVPLAIRTLGGLLQSKSEESEWNNVLQGDFWRLCKDENSIMPVLKLSYQNLSPQQRQCFAYCSVYPKDWEVLKDEWIQMCMAQGYLECSPETEVIEDVGNKFVKIFLTKSFFQDARMDEDGDIYSFKMHDLMHDLAMQVAGKNCCFLDGEVKEPVGRPVHVSFQRNAIGLLESLDASRLRTLVLLSSCPEWTGLDGEESSVVSNFKYLRVLNLSDSSLTKLSGSIGKLKHLKCLNLYDCRASIDIFKAISNLVCLKTLKLQLRETTPWEFKAYRINNSKWLSSLTNIVQISITYCGTLRFLPPLERLPFLKSLHISHLGFLEYIHYEKPILSEKFFPSLEILRLEYCRQLKGWCRIGGYIHSSQSHHPSFPPFPLLSQLSITGCKNLIRMSTFPKLKRLELNGSPVEALNSTLNNQSPSLPPLSLLKSLCIGGHELFVYSIPVNWMQNLTSLKHLQIEYFSRLQFQKIASWFNDNFNYLPSLQKITLQHCDDLTELPDWICSLSPLQHVTIRYFPHLASVPEGMHRLTKLQTLEIVGCPLLVKECEIQASATWPKIAHIPNIILKDYI, encoded by the exons ATGGCTGAACAAATTCCATATGGCCTTGCTGAAGGCCTCATTAAAAG GCTGGCTTCTGCAGCCTTTCATGAAATTGGACGGATTTATGGTGTAAGGGATGAACTAGAAAGGCTTAAAAATACAGTTGAATCCATCAAAGCTGTGCTCCTTGATGCTGAGGAGAAGCAAGAACAAAACCATGCTGTTCAAAATTGGATTAGAAGACTCAATGACGTGCTTCATCCTGCCGATGACTTGCTAGATGAATTTTTTGTTGAAGATTTGAGACAGAAAATCAAACAACATAAGAAGAACAAAGTGTCAAAGGTACTGCATTCCTTATCTCCAAATAGAATGGCTTTTCGCCGTAAAATGGCTTATGAGAttgaaaaaacaagaaaaagttTTAATGATGTAGTGGACGAAATGTCTAAGTTGAATTTGAGCCAAAATGTTGTGGTGGTTAAGCAATGTGACAATATAAGGAGAGAAACTGGTTCTTTTGTATTAGAATCAGATATCATTGGTAGAGAAGATAATAAAAAAGAGATAATAAATTTGTTGAGGGAACCACATAGAGACCACAATGTATCCTTGATTGCTATTGTTGGTATTGGCGGTTTAGGCAAGACAGCTCTTGCTCAACTGGTATATAATGATGAGGAAGTGCAAAAGTTTTTTGAAAAGAAGATGTGGGTATGTGTCTCTGAAAACTTCGATGTCAAAACTATTTTGAAGAACATATTAGAGTCATTATTAAATGGAAAAGTTGATGAAAACTTATCATTAGACAATTTGCAAAATAACCTCCGTGAAAATTTATCTGAAAGAAAATACTTGTTAGTCCTAGATGACATTTGGAATGAAAGTCATCAAAAATGGATTGATTTGAGAACTTACTTGATGTGTGGTGCTAAAGACAGTAAGATTTTAGTGACGACTCGTAGTAAAACTGTGGCACATACAATGGGTGTAGGTGACCCCTATGTTTTGAATGGTTTGACTCCAGAAGAATCATGGGGTTTGTTAAAGAGCATCATTACATATGGCAATGAGGCCGAAGGAGTGAACCAAACTCTTGAATCAATTGGTAAGAAGATAGCAGAAAAATGTAGTGGAGTTCCACTAGCTATCAGAACACTAGGAGGCCTGTTACAAAGTAAAAGTGAAGAGAGTGAATGGAACAATGTTTTACAAGGTGACTTTTGGAGATTATGCAAAGACGAAAATAGCATCATGCCGGTTCTGAAACTGAGTTACCAAAATTTGTCGCCTCAGCAACGACAGTGTTTTGCATACTGCTCAGTATATCCTAAGGATTGGGAAGTGCTGAAAGATGAGTGGATTCAGATGTGCATGGCACAAGGTTATCTCGAGTGTTCACCTGAAACTGAGGTCATCGAAGATGTTGGTAACAAATTCGTGAAGATTTTCTTGACAAAGTCATTTTTCCAAGACGCGAGAATGGATGAAGATGGTGATATATATAGTTTCAAAATGCATGATTTAATGCATGATCTCGCAATGCAAGTTGCTGGCAAAAATTGTTGTTTCTTAGATGGCGAGGTGAAAGAACCAGTAGGAAGGCCTGTGCATGTATCTTTTCAACGCAATGCCATTGGTTTGTTGGAATCTTTGGATGCAAGCAGGTTGAGAACTTTGGTTTTGTTGTCCTCGTGTCCCGAGTGGACAGGATTGGATGGGGAGGAATCGTCGgttgtttcaaatttcaaatacttGCGCGTCTTGAATCTGTCAGATTCTTCTTTAACCAAGCTATCTGGTTCAATTGGAAAGTTAAAGCATTTAAAATGCCTTAACTTATATGATTGCAGGGCTTCAATAGATATTTTCAAAGCCATAAGCAACCTTGTTTGCCTAAAAACATTGAAACTGCAATTGCGTGAAACCACTCCTTGGGAATTTAAAGCATATAGGATTAATAATTCAAAATGGCTTTCTTCACTAACAAATATTGTTCAAATCTCTATCACTTATTGTGGAACTTTGCGGTTTCTCCCCCCGCTGGAACGTCTCCCATTCCTTAAATCTCTTCATATAAGTCACCTAGGTTTTCTAGAATACATACATTATGAAAAACCTATTTTGTCTGAAAAATTCTTCCCATCATTGGAGATCCTCAGGTTGGAGTATTGCCGACAGTTAAAGGGATGGTGTAGGATAGGAGGTTATATTCACTCTTCGCAATCACATCATCCATCCTTCCCTCCCTTTCCTCTTCTATCTCAACTATCAATCACAGGATGTAAGAACTTGATTCGCATGTCTACTTTCCCAAAACTTAAGAGATTGGAGTTAAATGGTAGTCCAGTGGAGGCATTGAATTCAACACTAAACAATCAGAGTCCCTCATTGCCTCCTCTTTCACTGCTCAAATCCCTGTGTATTGGCGGACACGAACTTTTTGTCTATAGCATCCCAGTAAATTGGATGCAAAATCTTACATCTCTCAAACACCTTCAAATTGAATACTTTTCAAGGCTACAGTTTCAGAAAATTGCTAGTTGGTTTAATGACAACTTCAACTATCTTCCTTCTCTACAAAAAATCACCTTACAACATTGTGATGACCTAACGGAACTGCCTGACTGGATATGTAGCCTCTCACCGCTTCAACATGTGACCATAAGGTATTTCCCACATTTAGCATCTGTGCCTGAAGGAATGCATCGTCTTACCAAATTACAGACCCTAGAAATCGTTGGATGTCCCCTGTTAGTAAAAGAATGTGAGATACAAGCAAGTGCAACTTGGCCCAAAATTGCTCACATCCCCAACATAATCTTAAAGGACTACATTTAG